DNA sequence from the Thiosulfativibrio zosterae genome:
GTGATTTCTTGGTCGTCTAAATAGATATGACCTGCATCAGCGGCAACCAGTCCTGTCATCATATAAAAAGTGGTGGTTTTACCGGCACCATTAGGCCCGAGCAAGCCAACCACTTGTCCGCTGAAGACATCTAAGTCAACAGAGGTGACAACGGTTCTTTTTTTATAACTTTTGGCAAGGCCTTGGGCGTAAAAGTGTGCCATTTAAGGTTGCTCTGGTGTTGGTGTTGATGGGGTTTCTGCGGGCGTTTGAGGTGTAAAAATCACCTTAATACGCTGATCCGCTTCTCCTGAACCTTTAGCACGGAGTGTTTTTTGAGTGAGGTCATAAAAAATCTCTGGACCTTGTATCGAGTTTTCACCTTCTTGTTCAACTAAGGCATCCCCCTGAAACAAAAGGGTTTTGAGTTTGGCGTTATAGGTGATTTGTTCTGCGTGCCCCGTTAGCCATTTTTGTTGTTCGAGTGAATAGCGTTTAAAGGTTGCGGGTTTGCCAGTGGCAACGGCACTTTCTAAAACTGACAGCGGGTGTTCGATACTGACTTGGTCGCCAGTAATTTTGGTCGTGCCTTGGGTTATGACAACATCCCCAATATAGATACTTTTACCCAATTTTTCTGCCGCATCTAAACGGTTTGCAATCACTTCAACCGGTTGTTCTTCATCCGGTTTAGTGGTTTCAGAGGAAGATTCTGCCCAAACTAGACCGCTGGCGGAAAACAGCATGGATAATATCATTGCCTGTAAAATGCGTGTTTTAGATGTTAAAGCAAGGGTGTATTTCATGGTTTAGTCTTTTGTTGGGCTAAAAATTGTCGTCACTTTAGAGGCAAATTGGTAATGCCCCTCTTCTAAGTTGCCTTGAAAACCCTTGCCTGAAATGCGAGTTTTTGGATCAGTTAATACCACTTCAAGCGGGCTTTCTAATTGTTGAGTGTCGCTATTATAGGTAATCTGCTGAGTTTTTAAGGTTTTATTTGTTTGGTTGAGACTTTGGGATTGCATCAACACATTACCCTCAAACAGAATTTGCGTTTCATTGGTTGAGGTTGCAAATTGACTTTGAATGGTTGTTGTTTTGTCTGTTGACACTTGAATGATTCGAGGTTCGGTAAATTTAGCGACTTTTTGGGTCTCTTGATAGTAAATAGCTTTGGCGTTGATGATATTTTGCTGATTGGGTTTTTGAGCATCTAATGCCCAAGTCGTGGAGTCAAAAATTTGCCAGCTATAAGTCTCTAGGGGTTTAGGCGTGACTGCTGGCGCTTGGGTTGTGTAAGACATTTGTTGTGTCGCCAAAACAAACATTAGCAGCGATAATAGGATAAACAATAACCAGCTCAGTTTTTTGGACATGGTGTCTTCCTATAATTGCAGACTAAGCATCTCTTAAATAGAAGTCCATATGCGTTTGCCAAGCATCTTGCGATTTCATAATGATTTCGCACACTTCTCTTACACAGCCTTGACCGCCTTTGAATTGCGAAATGTAATCCACGCGAGATTTAACTTCTTGGTCGCCATCGGCAGGCGTTACTGATAAACCAACGCGTTTAAGAATGGGTAAATCTAAAATGTCATCACCCACATAAGCAACTTCAGACATTCTAAGCGACAGTTTTTCAACCAGCTCTAAAAAGGTCGGTAGTTTGTCAGGTACGCCTTGGTATAAATGTTTTACTTTCAAGTCGCGCATACGGTTTTCAACCAGTTGAGATTTGCGCCCAGTAATGATGCCTATGTCTATTCCTGATTTTTGTAGCATGACCATACCATGACCGTCACGGGTGTAAAAAGCTTTATATTCTTGACCATCGTCACCGTAAATTAAACGATTGTCCGTCATGACACCATCAACATCTAACAGTAATAATTTGATTTTTTTGGCTTTTAAAGTCAGTGCGTTGGAGACAGTGGTCATGGTGTTACCTCAAAGTTTGTTTAAGCAATCATTCGGAAATAAATTAACACGAGATAAGCAATAAAGCTACCTAAGAGTAAAAACCCTTCAAGCTTGGTAATCATGGCATTCCCTTTACGGGGCAAGGCAACCAATAACATTAAAAGCGTTAAGGTGAGCATAATAGGATAATCAATCAACAGCGTGTTGGCCTCAATGATTGAAGGCGCAATCAATGCGGGCATTGCCATTACCGCTAAAAGGTTAAATAGGTTAGAACCTAAAATGTTCCCAATCATCAAATCAGCCTCATTTTTGCGGGCAGCGCTGATAGCGGCTGCCAGTTCTGGTAGGCTGGTGCCAACGGCTACGATGGTTAAACCGATAATCATGTCAGGTACTTCAAAGAAATGAGCAATTTCAACTGCGCCCCAAACCATTAATTTTGCACTACCAATCAAAATGGCTAAACCGATACCCAACAGAACCAATGCCTTGTTAAGGGACATTTTGGGTAGGTCTTCAATTTCATGAAGCGTTTCTTCGGCTAATGGGTCTTTAGGGTCAATGTTTTTGTTGATTTTGATCATCCAAATCATGACTGCAAAAAACATGGCCAGCAAAATAAACCCGTCAGTTACATCTAAGTCTTTGTCTAATAATAAAATTAAACCAATTAAAGAAACGCCTAGTAAAACTGGAAACTCACGCTTGAGTAGAGATGATTTAATGGCAATGGGCGCAATAATGGCTGTGATGCCCAATACCAAACCGATATTCGCAATATTGGATCCGATAACATTTCCTATAGCTAATCCAGGGTTGCCTTCTACTGAGGCTAGAACAGAAACAATGACTTCGGGAAGTGAAGTACCAAAGCCTAATACGACAACGCCGATGATGAGAGGTGAGATTTTTAAGTGTAAAGAAGTGCTTGCTGCGCCATCGATAAAGATGTCTGAGCTCCAAACCAATAGAACTAATCCAATAATTAAACCCAGCGTTGGTAATATAAGCGTTTCTATCATTTAATAATCTTTGTTTTTTTGTTTCAAAGATTACTATTATAAATGGCAAGGCCTTTAAAATAAATATTATTTATGACTAGGGGTGTATTTAAGTGAATATTTTGGGCTAAAAATCATTAAAAAGGTGAAGTGTTTTGGAAAATTTAACCGTTGGCAGTTTTGGTTGGGATAGAGCGGAATGGCAAGAAATTTTCTATCCTGAAGACTTACCCTCTGAATGGTGTTTGGATTTTTACAGCAATGAGTTTCATTGTGTATTAATACCGCAAACCGAATGGTTAGCTTGGTCTGACGAAGAATTTGAGAGTGTTCTTGAGTCGATAGAAGGGCAAACTTTTGCTTTGTATTTTGCGGTTCAAACCGCATTAGATGCCTCTCAACAAAAGCAGTTGTTAAGATGTCATCAAAAATTTTATCAGTATGAAAAGGGTGTGGTGTTTTGGCAAGAAGCATTCAGACTTCCGTCAGGATGTGAGGATTTTTCTCAAACGCTGTTGCAGAAACTTGATGATAACCATAAAACTGAAGAATTCGAATGGTCTTGGACTTTTGACGGCTGGCGTTTATCTGGCATTCCTTTAGGGCTGGTTTTTAAAATACCCAGCGATGGCAAAGAACAAGCCAAAATGATTAAGTCGTTTGTTGAGAGTTTGCCAAAAGATCAAGTGGGTGCGCCATTTATCTTAGGCGACTTGAATACTCCCCTTGAAATTCAGGATTTGCGTGCGATTAAAACAATTGCCGAGTTATTGGGTTATTAGGGGTATTCTGATGAACGCTATAATTAAAATCTTTAATTCTGTTTTTAAACCGCTAAAATGGCTCTAAAAATAACCAGGCCTGGTTATTTTTAAGTCTAATTTTTGAGAAAAATATGCAGGAAACTACAACGCATACAATGCATCATTCTGAACAAGGTTCCAACGAATCTGGCATGGTGCCGTTAATTGAAATTAAAAATTTGGTCTTCAGTCGTGGCAATCGTAAGATTTTTGATGGCGTCAATTTGGTGATTCCACAAGGAAAAGTGACGGCAATCATGGGCCCGAGTGGCACAGGCAAGACCACCTTGTTAAAGTTAATCGCTGGACAACTTAAACCTGACTCGGGTGAGATTTGGGTGAAAGGACAAAATGTTCATAAGTTGCGCCGCACCAAACTTTACGAGTTGCGCAGTAAGATGGGTATGCTCTTTCAAAGTGGCGCGTTACTCACCGATTTAAATGTTTTTGATAATGTGGCTTTTCCAATTAGAGAACATTCAAATCTCCCCGAAGAAATTATTAAACCGTTGGTGCTGATGAAACTGCAGTCGGTTGGCTTAAGAGGTGCGCAACATTTGATGCCTTCGGAGTTGTCCGGTGGAATGTCGCGCCGAGTGGCCTTGGCTCGTGGTATTGCCCTAGATCCTGAAATGATTTTTTACGATGAGCCTTTTGTTGGGCAAGACCCGATTACCATGGGTGTGTTGGTTCAGCTGATTCGTAAACTTAACGACAGTTTAGATTTAACCAGCGTGGTGGTTTCGCATGATGTGGATGAGGTTTTATCCATTGCTGACTACGCCTGTGTATTGTCTGAAGGACGCATTGTTGCCGAAGGCACGCCAGAGTCTTTAATTGAATCTTCTAATGAAGCCGCTGCTTATGTCGAACAGTTTTTACAAGGAAAACCTGACGGTCCAGTGCCTTATCATTTTCCGGTTAAATCGTATCTAGAGGACTTAACACCATGAGTTCAACCCCAAAAACAAATCAAGTCAGTTCGGGCTGGGTGAATGGTCTGGCTTATTTAGGTTCAGGTTTTATTGGTTTTTTATCAAGTTTAGGGCGCGCAGCTATTTTTATTTTGTCTTTGCTGCCAGCCATGCCCAGTGCACTTTGGCGTTTTGAGCTACTGATTAAACAAGTCTATTTTGCCGGTGTTTTATCTTTGCCG
Encoded proteins:
- a CDS encoding calcium/sodium antiporter, whose translation is MIETLILPTLGLIIGLVLLVWSSDIFIDGAASTSLHLKISPLIIGVVVLGFGTSLPEVIVSVLASVEGNPGLAIGNVIGSNIANIGLVLGITAIIAPIAIKSSLLKREFPVLLGVSLIGLILLLDKDLDVTDGFILLAMFFAVMIWMIKINKNIDPKDPLAEETLHEIEDLPKMSLNKALVLLGIGLAILIGSAKLMVWGAVEIAHFFEVPDMIIGLTIVAVGTSLPELAAAISAARKNEADLMIGNILGSNLFNLLAVMAMPALIAPSIIEANTLLIDYPIMLTLTLLMLLVALPRKGNAMITKLEGFLLLGSFIAYLVLIYFRMIA
- the lptA gene encoding lipopolysaccharide transport periplasmic protein LptA, yielding MKYTLALTSKTRILQAMILSMLFSASGLVWAESSSETTKPDEEQPVEVIANRLDAAEKLGKSIYIGDVVITQGTTKITGDQVSIEHPLSVLESAVATGKPATFKRYSLEQQKWLTGHAEQITYNAKLKTLLFQGDALVEQEGENSIQGPEIFYDLTQKTLRAKGSGEADQRIKVIFTPQTPAETPSTPTPEQP
- the kdsC gene encoding 3-deoxy-manno-octulosonate-8-phosphatase KdsC; amino-acid sequence: MTTVSNALTLKAKKIKLLLLDVDGVMTDNRLIYGDDGQEYKAFYTRDGHGMVMLQKSGIDIGIITGRKSQLVENRMRDLKVKHLYQGVPDKLPTFLELVEKLSLRMSEVAYVGDDILDLPILKRVGLSVTPADGDQEVKSRVDYISQFKGGQGCVREVCEIIMKSQDAWQTHMDFYLRDA
- the lptC gene encoding LPS export ABC transporter periplasmic protein LptC, whose product is MSKKLSWLLFILLSLLMFVLATQQMSYTTQAPAVTPKPLETYSWQIFDSTTWALDAQKPNQQNIINAKAIYYQETQKVAKFTEPRIIQVSTDKTTTIQSQFATSTNETQILFEGNVLMQSQSLNQTNKTLKTQQITYNSDTQQLESPLEVVLTDPKTRISGKGFQGNLEEGHYQFASKVTTIFSPTKD
- a CDS encoding ATP-binding cassette domain-containing protein, whose protein sequence is MVPLIEIKNLVFSRGNRKIFDGVNLVIPQGKVTAIMGPSGTGKTTLLKLIAGQLKPDSGEIWVKGQNVHKLRRTKLYELRSKMGMLFQSGALLTDLNVFDNVAFPIREHSNLPEEIIKPLVLMKLQSVGLRGAQHLMPSELSGGMSRRVALARGIALDPEMIFYDEPFVGQDPITMGVLVQLIRKLNDSLDLTSVVVSHDVDEVLSIADYACVLSEGRIVAEGTPESLIESSNEAAAYVEQFLQGKPDGPVPYHFPVKSYLEDLTP